One genomic window of Sporosarcina ureae includes the following:
- a CDS encoding LysM peptidoglycan-binding domain-containing protein, which yields MQIHVVSQGESLYEIGKIYGVPYEQIAEVNELESDIRLAVGQALVIPIIGSYYWVRPGDSLYTIAQRYGLTVARLAEINAISPTRPLMIGQRLYIPQEVKTRIDSLLYVEPRNPVSQDMLAEVRERVDDLTYLAMFSYEVQRDGSLKAPALADIPTIAKNAGVVNMLVLTNLEDYTFSADLAHVIFTDQAAQNKMIQSAIDVAKKIGYGDIHFDFELLFPEDRELYNQLLRNARDQIHKAGLTISTALAPKAGEVTTGIYGAHDYKVHGEIVDFVVLMTYEWGYTYSAPQAVSPIGPVTRVVEYAVSQMPNEKIFLGQNLYGYDWTAPFGQPDSKAARALSPRTATNLAIEQNVAIEYDALAQAPHYTYYDEQGTEHEVWFEDARSINEKFNLLKKFKLRGIMYWKLGLSFPQNWLLLEDRFTIRKR from the coding sequence ATGCAGATTCATGTAGTTTCGCAAGGTGAGAGTTTATATGAAATCGGTAAAATATACGGTGTGCCATACGAACAAATAGCAGAAGTTAATGAACTAGAAAGTGATATCCGATTAGCTGTAGGACAAGCACTTGTCATACCAATAATAGGTTCTTATTATTGGGTGCGACCTGGAGATAGTCTCTATACAATCGCACAAAGATATGGTCTTACAGTTGCGCGCTTGGCAGAAATTAATGCAATCAGTCCCACCAGACCATTAATGATTGGTCAGCGTCTGTATATACCACAAGAAGTGAAAACGAGGATTGATTCATTATTATATGTTGAACCGCGTAATCCAGTCAGTCAAGATATGCTAGCGGAAGTTCGTGAACGTGTCGATGACCTTACGTATCTCGCCATGTTCAGTTATGAAGTACAACGTGACGGCTCACTCAAAGCACCTGCTCTAGCAGATATTCCGACTATCGCAAAAAACGCAGGTGTTGTAAATATGCTAGTTCTGACGAATTTAGAAGACTATACATTCAGTGCAGATTTAGCGCATGTTATTTTTACTGATCAAGCAGCGCAAAACAAAATGATTCAAAGTGCGATTGATGTAGCAAAAAAAATCGGATATGGTGATATTCACTTCGACTTTGAGTTATTATTCCCTGAAGATCGGGAATTATATAATCAACTATTACGCAATGCACGCGATCAAATTCATAAAGCTGGCCTTACGATTTCTACAGCACTTGCACCAAAAGCGGGGGAAGTAACGACAGGTATTTATGGGGCCCATGATTATAAAGTGCATGGGGAAATTGTAGACTTCGTTGTATTGATGACATATGAATGGGGATATACGTATAGTGCACCACAAGCTGTAAGTCCAATAGGTCCAGTCACCAGAGTAGTAGAATATGCCGTTAGTCAAATGCCAAATGAAAAAATTTTTTTAGGTCAGAATCTATACGGCTATGATTGGACAGCCCCATTTGGTCAACCGGATAGTAAAGCCGCCAGAGCATTAAGTCCACGAACTGCTACTAATCTAGCAATCGAGCAGAATGTTGCAATTGAATACGATGCACTAGCCCAGGCGCCACATTATACGTATTACGATGAACAAGGAACTGAACATGAAGTGTGGTTTGAAGACGCACGAAGCATTAACGAGAAGTTTAACTTGCTGAAGAAATTCAAGTTACGGGGAATCATGTACTGGAAACTCGGGCTTTCATTCCCACAAAACTGGCTGTTATTAGAAGATCGATTTACTATCCGGAAGCGATAA
- a CDS encoding spore coat protein, translating to MQGGQVPPSMNHGGHELFDVKEVLSATVGALNQAMILRPHVQDPELLDILDRQYRFALDEYNILVESFKTGKDPSHPTQRYQMKASSDFIYGMKEKAPSKPIQSTGEISDEIISGFLLGAKKEGATGKTAASLEVCNPVVRRVLADSVPNCIEMAYELSIYQNKHHYYQVPQLNDQDMNMLLNSFAPSQGQPGMPNNLQ from the coding sequence ATGCAAGGCGGACAAGTTCCCCCATCGATGAATCACGGTGGGCATGAGTTATTTGATGTCAAAGAAGTACTTAGCGCGACAGTCGGAGCATTGAACCAAGCGATGATTTTACGCCCACACGTCCAAGATCCAGAACTTTTAGATATTCTTGATCGACAGTACCGATTCGCGTTGGATGAGTACAATATTCTCGTCGAAAGTTTCAAAACAGGCAAAGATCCTTCACACCCTACGCAGCGCTATCAAATGAAAGCAAGTAGCGACTTCATTTACGGTATGAAAGAAAAAGCACCCTCTAAGCCCATTCAATCCACAGGTGAAATCAGTGATGAAATCATCTCCGGCTTTTTACTTGGCGCTAAGAAAGAAGGCGCTACAGGCAAAACAGCTGCTTCATTAGAAGTATGTAATCCAGTCGTTCGCCGTGTACTGGCAGATTCCGTGCCTAACTGTATAGAAATGGCGTACGAGTTGTCAATTTACCAAAACAAACATCACTATTATCAAGTACCTCAATTAAATGATCAGGATATGAATATGTTGCTTAATTCATTTGCACCTTCACAAGGTCAACCCGGTATGCCGAACAACCTTCAATAA
- a CDS encoding HAD family hydrolase, protein MKVAIFDFDGTLYTKETFKLLMEQLKNHPTHKKYYRNFFRSILPLYVRYKLKILPESIMKERSMFLYLQALDSLTMAELHEYFKGMHNVMLPDFNEQVINRLVEHQKEGYHILLVSGAYTPFLKAVTSHLTFDRIIGTDIPSNGEQLAMDQPFLHIQGTRKNEQIYQALLGEIVDWDNSFAYGDSISDLPVLEQVGYPVAVRPDKKLTAVAKQRNWEIL, encoded by the coding sequence ATGAAAGTTGCGATCTTTGATTTTGATGGTACGTTGTACACTAAAGAAACCTTTAAATTACTCATGGAGCAATTAAAGAATCATCCTACGCACAAGAAGTATTACCGAAACTTTTTTCGATCGATATTACCGCTTTATGTTCGCTATAAACTAAAAATACTACCTGAGTCTATTATGAAAGAACGCTCTATGTTCCTTTATCTACAAGCATTGGATTCATTGACGATGGCAGAACTACATGAGTATTTTAAAGGTATGCATAACGTGATGTTGCCTGACTTCAATGAACAAGTCATTAACCGACTAGTAGAACATCAAAAAGAGGGATACCATATCTTACTAGTTTCTGGAGCTTATACTCCTTTTTTAAAAGCAGTCACAAGTCACTTGACATTTGATCGAATTATCGGCACAGACATCCCTTCAAATGGAGAACAATTAGCGATGGATCAGCCTTTCCTACATATTCAAGGTACACGTAAAAACGAACAAATTTATCAAGCACTACTTGGAGAAATTGTCGATTGGGATAATAGCTTTGCTTATGGTGACAGCATTTCCGACCTTCCAGTCTTAGAGCAAGTTGGGTACCCTGTAGCAGTTCGTCCGGATAAAAAACTTACTGCAGTGGCCAAACAAAGGAATTGGGAAATATTATAA
- a CDS encoding YetF domain-containing protein codes for MDEFWQLAFWEMTLRTVISFVVLLILARFMGKKQVSQLTFFHYVTGITIGSIAANLAGESETPFLNGLYGMVLWAVLTILANFLSFKSIKLRVLLDDKPMIVIQNGKILEGSMRKLRLSFNDINMMLREQSVFSMKDVNYAIFETNGNLSVMLNASEKYATKKDIKAPAPQPKYIPTEIITNGKVEEKNMRELQLTDTWLTEQLKKQGISKPEHVLYAEIQSDGSLYINTLKST; via the coding sequence ATAGATGAATTTTGGCAATTGGCTTTTTGGGAAATGACTTTACGAACGGTGATCTCATTTGTTGTGCTGTTGATTTTGGCGCGTTTTATGGGGAAGAAACAAGTGTCACAATTGACTTTCTTTCATTATGTGACAGGTATAACAATCGGTTCGATTGCGGCCAATTTGGCGGGAGAGTCTGAAACGCCATTCTTGAATGGTTTATATGGAATGGTTTTATGGGCAGTATTAACAATTCTTGCTAACTTTTTATCATTCAAATCCATTAAACTTCGTGTATTACTCGATGATAAACCGATGATTGTCATTCAGAACGGAAAAATCCTAGAAGGTTCCATGCGTAAATTACGTTTGAGTTTCAATGATATAAATATGATGCTACGAGAGCAGTCGGTATTTTCTATGAAAGACGTCAATTACGCGATATTCGAAACGAATGGTAATTTAAGTGTCATGTTGAATGCAAGTGAGAAATATGCGACAAAGAAAGATATCAAAGCCCCAGCACCACAGCCAAAATATATTCCGACCGAAATTATTACTAACGGGAAAGTAGAAGAGAAAAATATGAGAGAACTTCAATTGACTGATACTTGGTTAACTGAGCAACTAAAAAAACAAGGGATTTCCAAACCAGAGCATGTTCTCTACGCAGAAATTCAGTCAGATGGCAGTTTGTATATCAATACATTAAAATCGACTTGA
- the metA gene encoding homoserine O-acetyltransferase MetA: MPINIPKHLPAGELLKEEKIFIMDEERATTQDIRPINILILNLMPEKEKTELQLLRLLGNTPLQVNVTFLNTATYVSKNVSQNHLETFYTTFEHVKNRRFDGMIITGAPIELLQFEDVVYWKELEEIMEWTKTNVTSVLHICWGAQAALYHHYGIDKFELPKKCFGVFSHDITDPTVNLARGFNDVYVAPHSRHTGVSLEEIKNHPDLTLLSASEDAGAFIVISNDAKHIMVTGHLEYDAHTLGDEYARDIEKGADIDVPVNYYPNDDPSKEPMNTWRSHTHLLFSNWLNYYVYQKTPYNWN, encoded by the coding sequence ATGCCGATTAATATACCAAAACATCTACCAGCAGGTGAATTACTGAAAGAAGAAAAAATCTTTATTATGGATGAAGAACGTGCGACAACACAGGATATCCGCCCGATCAATATTTTAATTTTGAACTTGATGCCTGAAAAAGAAAAGACAGAGCTTCAATTGCTGCGATTGCTTGGTAATACACCTTTACAAGTGAATGTCACATTTCTCAATACAGCTACCTATGTTTCGAAAAACGTCAGTCAGAATCATTTAGAAACGTTCTATACTACTTTTGAACATGTCAAAAATCGTCGTTTTGACGGTATGATTATCACAGGTGCTCCAATCGAACTTCTACAATTTGAAGATGTAGTCTATTGGAAGGAGCTAGAAGAAATTATGGAATGGACAAAAACGAACGTCACATCTGTTCTTCATATTTGTTGGGGGGCACAAGCGGCTCTATATCATCACTACGGAATTGACAAATTCGAGTTGCCGAAAAAGTGTTTTGGAGTATTTTCACATGATATTACCGATCCAACAGTGAACTTGGCAAGAGGGTTTAATGATGTATATGTTGCCCCACACTCACGCCATACGGGAGTTTCATTAGAAGAAATAAAGAATCATCCTGATTTGACCCTGCTTTCTGCTTCTGAAGATGCCGGCGCATTCATTGTGATCTCAAATGATGCAAAACATATTATGGTAACTGGACACTTAGAGTACGATGCACACACATTAGGGGATGAATACGCTCGCGATATAGAAAAAGGTGCTGACATTGATGTTCCTGTAAATTATTATCCGAACGACGATCCGTCCAAAGAACCTATGAATACTTGGCGATCCCATACGCATTTATTGTTCTCGAATTGGCTCAATTACTATGTCTACCAGAAAACTCCTTATAACTGGAATTAA
- a CDS encoding AbrB/MazE/SpoVT family DNA-binding domain-containing protein encodes MKSLGIVRKVDHLGRIVIPKELRNSLSIDKGDPIEIFVEDDRIILRKFQANRACFITGDVMDENKLLSNGLYISPQGAKILIEQLKEFT; translated from the coding sequence ATGAAGTCTTTAGGTATTGTTCGTAAAGTTGATCATCTCGGCAGAATTGTCATTCCAAAAGAACTTCGAAATTCTTTGTCGATCGATAAGGGCGATCCGATCGAAATTTTCGTAGAAGATGATAGAATCATTTTGAGAAAATTTCAGGCCAACAGAGCGTGTTTTATCACGGGTGATGTGATGGATGAAAACAAACTATTGTCAAACGGTCTATACATCAGTCCACAAGGCGCTAAAATTCTTATAGAGCAACTGAAAGAGTTCACGTAA
- a CDS encoding thioredoxin family protein: protein MKKLESLEQFEQLKQEERVIFLFTADWCPDCRVIEPFLPTLETEFAEYEFVSIDRDDFIDLCSQLDIFGIPSFVAFSEGTETGRFVSKNRKTKEEIEEFINSLT from the coding sequence TTGAAAAAACTAGAATCACTAGAGCAATTCGAGCAACTTAAACAAGAAGAAAGAGTGATTTTCTTATTCACTGCAGACTGGTGTCCAGATTGCAGAGTGATTGAACCATTCTTGCCGACATTAGAAACAGAATTTGCGGAGTATGAATTTGTCTCGATTGATCGTGATGATTTTATAGATCTTTGCAGTCAGTTGGATATATTCGGTATTCCTAGCTTCGTGGCATTCAGTGAAGGAACAGAAACAGGTCGTTTCGTCAGTAAAAATCGTAAAACGAAAGAAGAAATCGAAGAGTTTATTAATAGCTTAACGTAA
- the serA gene encoding phosphoglycerate dehydrogenase, translating to MAFKILISDPLSEDGIFPLRQAEGFEIVMETDLTPDQLKERIKDFDALLVRSQTTVTKELLEAADQLKIIGRAGVGVDNIDLDAATEKGIIVVNAPDGNTNSAAEHTVAMMMSMARKIPQAFNSLKNNKWDRKSFLGVELKDKTLGIIGLGRIGAEVARRARGQRMNVVAYDPFLTEDVAKKLGIEIGTVDEVLDVADFITVHTPLLKETRRMINKEAFEKMKDGVQIINCARGGIIDEDALYDAIVAGKVAGAALDVFEEEPFLDHKLLTLPEVIATPHLGASTFEAQESVAVDVSRDVVNFLTIGSVRNPVNLPSVSRDVLAKIEPFFDLTEKLGMFLSQIQNSVIHEINIQYAGELANYDVRALTRNTVKGLLKRNLGETVNDVNAKLLADRYGIKVNEQKTTTGKGFLNLITVEIVTEKGIRKVAGTLLNGLGARIVKVDDYVVDVIPSGHLLFIRHMDQPGAIGRVGTLLAEENINIAAMQVGRSTEGGYAIMMLAVDNHVESTSIKHIKEVQNINDAKAIDL from the coding sequence ATGGCTTTTAAAATACTTATTAGTGACCCACTTAGCGAGGACGGAATTTTCCCACTACGACAAGCAGAAGGTTTTGAAATTGTAATGGAGACTGACCTAACACCAGATCAGCTGAAAGAACGTATCAAAGATTTCGATGCATTACTAGTTCGTAGTCAGACAACTGTTACAAAAGAATTGTTGGAAGCAGCTGATCAATTAAAAATCATCGGTCGTGCAGGTGTAGGTGTCGATAATATTGATTTGGACGCGGCTACAGAAAAAGGAATTATCGTTGTGAATGCTCCGGATGGCAACACAAACTCTGCAGCTGAGCACACAGTCGCCATGATGATGTCTATGGCGCGCAAAATCCCTCAAGCCTTCAACTCGTTAAAAAACAATAAATGGGATAGAAAATCATTCCTTGGTGTGGAATTGAAAGACAAAACTTTGGGGATCATCGGGCTTGGTCGCATCGGTGCTGAAGTGGCAAGACGTGCAAGAGGACAACGTATGAATGTAGTCGCATATGATCCGTTTTTAACAGAAGATGTTGCCAAAAAATTAGGCATAGAAATTGGGACAGTAGATGAAGTGCTAGACGTAGCTGACTTCATTACAGTTCATACACCTTTACTAAAAGAAACTCGTAGAATGATCAACAAAGAAGCATTCGAGAAAATGAAAGACGGCGTACAAATTATCAACTGTGCACGCGGTGGAATCATTGACGAAGATGCTTTATACGATGCAATCGTTGCTGGTAAAGTGGCGGGTGCGGCATTGGACGTATTCGAAGAAGAGCCATTCCTAGACCATAAATTGTTGACATTACCTGAAGTAATAGCAACTCCTCACTTGGGCGCAAGTACATTCGAAGCACAAGAATCAGTAGCAGTTGACGTAAGCCGTGACGTAGTGAACTTCTTGACAATTGGATCTGTTCGTAACCCAGTGAACTTGCCATCTGTTTCTCGTGATGTATTGGCGAAAATCGAGCCATTCTTCGATCTTACAGAAAAACTAGGTATGTTCTTATCCCAAATTCAAAACTCGGTTATCCATGAAATCAACATTCAATATGCTGGCGAATTGGCAAACTACGATGTGCGTGCGTTAACGCGTAACACCGTCAAAGGCCTTTTGAAGCGGAATCTTGGGGAAACTGTCAATGATGTGAACGCGAAGTTATTGGCTGATCGTTACGGCATCAAAGTGAACGAGCAAAAAACAACTACTGGTAAAGGCTTCTTGAACTTGATCACAGTAGAAATCGTGACTGAAAAAGGTATTCGCAAAGTAGCGGGTACACTTCTAAATGGCCTTGGAGCGCGCATTGTAAAAGTGGACGATTATGTAGTAGATGTAATTCCAAGCGGTCACTTACTATTTATCCGACACATGGATCAGCCAGGGGCAATCGGTCGTGTAGGTACACTTCTAGCAGAAGAGAATATCAATATTGCAGCGATGCAGGTTGGACGTTCCACTGAAGGCGGCTATGCTATCATGATGTTAGCTGTTGACAACCACGTCGAATCGACTTCTATCAAGCATATTAAAGAAGTCCAAAATATTAATGATGCAAAAGCAATTGATTTATAA
- a CDS encoding small multi-drug export protein, producing the protein MLEYILVFLGAAIPWIEIMIVVPLGIIRGLSPIWVIVLSFAGNMATVLLLIVGFQHIKEWMARRKQKKGKGKSESKRQQRAEQIMNKYGLPVLALAGPILIGTHIAAFIGLVLGAKKMNTAIWSAVSIALWCLVFGILTAMGFDFFVNHT; encoded by the coding sequence ATGCTGGAATACATATTGGTGTTTTTAGGGGCGGCTATACCGTGGATTGAAATTATGATTGTCGTTCCGTTAGGTATTATTCGGGGTCTATCACCTATATGGGTAATAGTTCTTTCATTTGCGGGTAATATGGCAACAGTTCTTCTATTAATTGTTGGTTTCCAACATATTAAAGAATGGATGGCACGTAGAAAACAGAAGAAGGGTAAAGGTAAAAGTGAGTCAAAACGTCAACAACGTGCAGAACAAATTATGAACAAATATGGATTACCGGTTTTAGCACTTGCGGGTCCTATATTGATCGGAACACATATCGCGGCTTTTATTGGTCTCGTATTAGGGGCGAAGAAAATGAATACGGCAATTTGGTCGGCGGTCAGTATTGCGCTATGGTGTTTAGTGTTCGGAATTCTTACAGCTATGGGATTTGATTTCTTTGTCAATCACACATAA
- a CDS encoding HAD family hydrolase → MIKTLIFDLDDTLIWDAKSISMAFQKTCEYATKKTGVNPVELEHAVRQEARDLYATYEIFPHTQNIGINPFEGLWGVFDDEGEEFQKMKEIIPSYQKEAWVKGLKKLGIDDEPFGRELADVFPKERKNNPYIYEETFEVLDKLKGNYQLILLTNGSPSLQQIKLTISPEIPGYFDHIIVSGAFGKGKPDASIFKHVLELSGIQAEEALMIGDNLMTDILGSSRVGMRNVWINRENKLPNDEVKPTYEIDNLHGLFPILAALDNR, encoded by the coding sequence ATGATTAAAACATTGATTTTTGATCTGGATGATACATTGATATGGGATGCCAAGAGTATTTCCATGGCTTTTCAAAAAACATGTGAGTACGCGACAAAGAAAACAGGGGTCAATCCAGTAGAACTTGAGCATGCGGTGCGCCAAGAAGCAAGAGATTTGTATGCTACATATGAAATATTTCCACATACTCAAAATATCGGAATTAATCCTTTTGAAGGGTTATGGGGTGTTTTTGACGATGAGGGAGAAGAATTTCAGAAAATGAAAGAGATTATTCCGAGTTATCAAAAGGAAGCATGGGTTAAAGGGTTGAAGAAACTGGGGATTGATGATGAACCATTTGGTAGGGAATTAGCTGATGTATTTCCAAAAGAGCGCAAGAATAACCCATATATATATGAAGAGACGTTTGAAGTATTGGATAAATTGAAAGGTAATTACCAGTTAATTCTTCTGACAAACGGTTCACCAAGTTTACAACAGATTAAGCTAACGATCTCACCTGAAATACCTGGTTACTTTGATCATATTATCGTTTCTGGTGCATTTGGTAAAGGGAAACCTGATGCATCTATATTCAAGCATGTTCTGGAATTAAGTGGTATCCAAGCAGAAGAAGCGTTGATGATTGGTGATAACTTGATGACAGACATTTTAGGTTCAAGTCGTGTCGGTATGCGTAATGTATGGATTAATCGAGAAAATAAACTACCGAATGATGAAGTGAAACCTACGTATGAAATCGATAACTTACATGGTCTTTTTCCTATACTTGCCGCATTAGACAACCGATGA
- the thpR gene encoding RNA 2',3'-cyclic phosphodiesterase, giving the protein MVQHYFIGISIAHPVDDIAQQFRTEYQLNEKYKVIPHDKDLHLTMRYIGELDDAKLPWLKSSLQKIAKSHTEFTVYVKGLSFFGSSSGPRVVFLAVQGSEALYELQKQIARRTEKILELEKDTRFVPHITIAKKRKTTDKMQLEKKSIEPVPIIIEGFTLFKINPRETPSYEALAYFPLKKS; this is encoded by the coding sequence TTGGTACAACATTATTTTATCGGCATCTCTATTGCTCATCCTGTCGATGACATAGCCCAGCAATTTCGCACAGAATATCAATTGAATGAGAAATACAAAGTAATTCCACACGATAAGGATTTGCATTTGACCATGCGCTATATAGGAGAGCTTGATGACGCCAAACTTCCCTGGCTGAAATCTTCTCTTCAGAAAATCGCTAAATCGCATACAGAATTCACGGTGTACGTAAAAGGCTTATCATTTTTCGGATCTTCAAGCGGACCGCGTGTTGTTTTTCTAGCAGTTCAAGGTTCCGAAGCTTTATATGAACTACAAAAGCAAATCGCTAGACGTACAGAAAAGATTCTTGAATTGGAAAAAGACACTCGCTTTGTTCCGCACATCACGATAGCTAAAAAACGCAAGACTACAGATAAAATGCAATTAGAAAAAAAGTCTATTGAACCTGTTCCTATTATAATAGAAGGTTTCACCTTATTTAAGATTAATCCTAGGGAAACTCCTTCCTATGAGGCCCTCGCTTATTTCCCATTAAAAAAGAGTTGA
- a CDS encoding methyl-accepting chemotaxis protein, producing MKFTVGKKLWVGFMSLVIIIIIIGLIGFLALKNVNEKYSFLINDRMHKVILLEQQQSDQNNLAKSVRGYMLYGSESYIKELEETQSRIEDRLNELQEILKNNTMQSALLTIREASDEYDQVLLSIIEEKRAGNDDQALAIGTNGASYQTTISDTINKMTDYQRQQQEKLEKDVAKYTKSATSLMIILIALGIIGSVVITTIITRLISRPVGRMTNALAEVSAGNFAIEEVNIKNHDEIGDMSKTLNKMVADLRGIIDRAKNSALHLAAQSEELSASAEESLAASEMVAEITEKNLQTSEMQTNIVNQSTVSMEEMITAIDVITQDNEEMLNSSEDVARLVKEGSTLMGETTNQMTNISETISNSMVTINKMSKHTESIRGVTSMIAAIAEQTNLLALNAAIEAARAGEHGKGFAVVAEEVRNLAEQSKQSTQEIGRMIDTIIHDVETVVTSTDEGRKCVAEGLLSTEKTNAVFLDIEHATSDVSEKVSTVSAAIEEIRAMTDEVTDGAKRVEELAIQAAAEAQSTSAATEEQLAANEEITSSSQTLAELAEQLQNDMSRFKV from the coding sequence TAATGAAAAGTATTCATTTTTAATTAACGACAGGATGCACAAAGTCATTTTGTTAGAGCAACAGCAAAGCGATCAAAATAACTTAGCTAAAAGTGTTAGAGGATATATGTTGTATGGCTCAGAATCTTACATAAAGGAACTAGAAGAAACTCAATCTCGTATAGAAGACCGCTTAAATGAATTACAGGAAATCCTAAAAAATAATACTATGCAGTCTGCATTGTTAACTATTCGTGAAGCGAGTGATGAATACGATCAAGTACTACTATCTATTATAGAAGAGAAACGTGCAGGGAATGATGATCAAGCGCTTGCTATTGGAACGAATGGTGCTAGTTATCAAACAACGATTTCCGACACGATCAATAAAATGACAGATTATCAAAGACAACAACAAGAAAAGCTGGAAAAGGATGTGGCGAAATATACAAAAAGTGCTACTTCGTTGATGATCATCTTAATTGCACTTGGGATTATTGGCAGTGTAGTAATCACGACGATCATCACTCGTTTGATTAGCCGTCCTGTTGGAAGAATGACAAATGCGCTAGCTGAAGTATCAGCCGGAAACTTTGCTATAGAAGAAGTGAACATAAAAAATCATGACGAAATTGGCGATATGTCTAAAACGCTAAATAAAATGGTTGCTGATTTACGCGGCATTATCGATCGAGCGAAAAATTCCGCTTTACATTTAGCAGCACAATCAGAAGAATTGTCTGCAAGCGCGGAAGAGAGTTTAGCTGCATCCGAAATGGTAGCAGAAATCACGGAAAAGAACTTACAGACGAGTGAAATGCAAACCAATATCGTCAATCAATCCACTGTCTCAATGGAGGAAATGATAACGGCCATTGATGTCATTACACAAGATAATGAAGAAATGTTGAATTCATCAGAAGATGTAGCGCGATTGGTGAAGGAAGGCTCGACTTTAATGGGAGAAACGACCAATCAGATGACGAACATCAGTGAAACAATTAGCAATTCCATGGTGACGATCAATAAAATGTCCAAACACACTGAAAGTATCCGTGGCGTCACATCGATGATTGCGGCAATTGCCGAGCAAACTAATTTACTTGCACTTAATGCTGCGATTGAAGCGGCGCGTGCTGGAGAACATGGTAAAGGCTTTGCTGTCGTAGCTGAAGAAGTACGAAATTTGGCAGAACAATCCAAGCAATCTACACAAGAAATTGGTCGAATGATTGATACAATTATTCATGACGTAGAAACAGTGGTGACGAGCACGGACGAAGGTAGAAAATGTGTGGCTGAAGGCTTATTGTCAACAGAGAAAACAAATGCCGTCTTCTTGGACATCGAGCACGCAACATCAGACGTTAGTGAAAAAGTATCTACAGTATCAGCGGCAATTGAAGAGATTCGCGCAATGACAGATGAAGTAACTGATGGAGCTAAACGTGTAGAAGAATTGGCGATCCAAGCAGCAGCAGAAGCTCAATCTACTAGTGCTGCAACAGAAGAGCAGTTAGCGGCTAATGAGGAAATCACATCCAGTTCACAAACATTAGCTGAACTTGCAGAACAACTTCAAAATGATATGTCACGATTTAAAGTGTAG